In one Eulemur rufifrons isolate Redbay chromosome 14, OSU_ERuf_1, whole genome shotgun sequence genomic region, the following are encoded:
- the LRWD1 gene encoding leucine-rich repeat and WD repeat-containing protein 1 isoform X1, with protein sequence MILPVTSGLGAASPPVLRHSQTPAADSGDAGSARHQRRQPSHRGSCLFGMGPLSARLLMQRGRPKSDRLGKIRILDLSGLKLISEHLDPKLMCRLTQLQELDLSNNQLETLPDNLGLSHLRILRCGNNQLRDVTALCQFLQLEELSLEGNPFLTVNDNLKVSFLLPKLRKVNGKDASLTCSQVENLNRELTDRVTAHWEKFMAAVGPEEKAEKAQADFVKSAVRDVRYGPESLSEFTQWRVQMISEELVASGGTLVHDADNPERRPKAAAAHRSRARLVALKRPEDVPLNLSPNKRACASLSAQVEGSLVGSDGGQPALKLEPLHFLQCHSKNNSPDDLKTQLWACAFEPAWEEGATSQTVATCGGEAVCVIDCQTGIVLHKYKAPGEEFFSVAWTALMVVTQTGHKKRWSVLAAAGLRGQVRLLHVRAGFCCGVIRAHKKAIATLCFSPTHETHLFTASYDKRIILWDIGVPNHDYEFQASQLLTLDTTSIPLRLCPVASCPDAYLMAGCEGGCCCWDVRLDQPQKKRVCEVEFVFSEGSEASVRRVDGLAFVNDDVVASKGNGLGTICLWSWRQTWVGRGCQSTVAVVVLARLQWSRTELAYFSLSTCPDEGIVLCGDEEGSVWIYDVRTVLKQPPPLPDAPQAPTQILKWPQPWAHSQMVTKTMVNMVVANPTFTYLTALTDSNIVAIWKRQ encoded by the exons ATGATACTTCCAG TCACTAGCGGACTTGGCGCGGCATCACCTCCGGTGCTCAGACACTCGCAGACGCCAGCGGCGGACTCGGGAGACGCGGGCTCTGCCAGACACCAGCGTCGCCAGCCGAGCCATCGTGGGTCGTGCCTCTTCGGTATGGGCCCCCTCTCGGCACGGCTGCTGATGCAGCGCGGGCGACCCAAGAGCGACCGTTTGGGGAAGATCCGGATCCTGGA CCTGTCCGGGCTGAAGCTGATCTCAGAGCACTTGGACCCCAAGCTCATGTGCCGCCTGACGCAGCTGCAGGAGCTGGACCTCTCCAACAACCAGCTGGAGACGCTGCCTGACAACCTGGGCCTGTCCCACCTGCGCATCCTCCGCTGTGGCAACAACCAGCTGAGGGACGTCACTGCCTTGTGCCAGTTCCTGCAGCTTGAGGAGCTCAGCCTGGAGGGCAATCCCTTCCTGACA GTCAATGACAACCTGAAGGTCTCCTTTCTCCTGCCCAAGCTCCGTAAGGTCAATGGCAAAGATGCGTCTTTGACTTGCTCTCAGGTGGAGAATCTGAACAGGGAACTGACCGACAGG GTCACAGCTCACTGGGAGAAGTTCATGGCTGCAGTGGGCCCTGAAGAGAAGGCTGAGAAGGCCCAGGCGGACTTTGTGAAGTCTGCCGTCAGGGATGTCCGCTACGGGCCCGAGTCCCTCAGCGAGTTCACCCAGTGGAGG GTACAGATGATTTCCGAGGAGCTGGTGGCCTCCGGTGGGACCTTGGTACATGACGCAGACAACCCGGAGAGGCGTCCAAAAGCTGCAGCTGCCCACAGGTCCAGG GCCAGGCTGGTGGCCTTGAAACGGCCAGAAGATGTCCCACTCAACCTGTCTCCCAACAAGCGGGCGTGCGCCTCCCTGTCGGCCCAGGTGGAGGGCAGCCTTGTGGGCTCTGATGGTGGCCAG CCTGCCCTGAAGCTGGAGCCCCTGCACTTCCTGCAGTGCCACAGTAAGAACAACAGCCCCGATGACCTCAAGACCCAGCTGTGGGCCTGCGCCTTCGAGCCGGCCTGGGAGGAGG GGGCCACGTCTCAGACGGTGGCCACGTGTGGCGGGGAGGCCGTGTGCGTGATAGACTGCCAGACGGGCATCGTGCTGCACAAGTACAAGGCGCCTGGCGAG GAGTTCTTCTCTGTGGCCTGGACGGCCCTGATGGTGGTCACGCAGACCGGCCACAAGAAGCGCTGGAGCGTGCTGGCGGCCGCGGGCCTGCGGGGCCAGGTCCGTCTGCTGCACGTGCGAGCCGGCTTCTGCTGCGGAGTCATCCGGGCCCACAAGAAGGCCATCGCCACCCTCTGCTTCAGCCCCACCCACGAGACCCACCTCTTCA CGGCCTCGTATGACAAGCGGATCATACTCTGGGACATCGGGGTGCCCAACCACGACTACGAATTCCAGGCCAG CCAGCTGCTCACGCTCGACACCACCTCCATCCCGCTGCGCCTCTGCCCCGTCGCCTCCTGCCCGGATGCCTATCTGATGGCTGGCTGCGAggggggctgctgctgctgggacgTGCGGCTGGACCAGCCCCAGAAGAAGAG GGTGTGTGAGGTGGAGTTTGTCTTCTCAGAGGGCTCCGAGGCATCTGTGCGGAGAGTGGACGGGCTGGCATTCGTGAATGACGATGTTGTGG CCTCCAAGGGGAACGGCCTGGGCACCATCTGCCTTTGGAGCTGGAGGCAGACGTGGGTGGGCCGGGGCTGCCAGTCCACAGTGGCAGTGGTCGTCCTGGCCCGGCTGCAGTGGTCCCGCACCGAGCTGGCCTACTTCTCGCTCAGCACCTGCCCTG ATGAGGGCATTGTGCTGTGTGGGGATGAGGAGGGCAGCGTGTGGATCTACGATGTCAGGACTGTCCTGAAGCAGCCACCGCCTCTGCCAGACGCCCCGCAGGCCCCCACGCAG ATCCTTAAGTGGccacagccctgggcccacagccAGATGGTGACCAAGACCATGGTGAACATGGTGGTGGCCAACCCCACCTTTACCTACCTCACGGCTCTGACGGACTCCAACATTGTCGCCATCTGGAAGAGACAGTAG
- the ORAI2 gene encoding protein orai-2, with protein sequence MTSLAPTMSAELNVPVDPSTPACSEPGHKGMDYRDWVRRSYLELVTSNHHSVQALSWRKLYLSRAKLKASSRTSALLSGFAMVAMVEVQLETQYQYPRPLLIAFSACTTVLVAVHLFALLISTCILPNVEAVSNIHNLNSISESPHERMHPYIELAWGFSTVLGILLFLAEVVLLCWIKFLPVDARRPPGPGSHTGWQAALVSTIIMVPVGLIFVVFTIHFYRSLVRHKTERHNREIEELHKLKVQLDGHERSLQVV encoded by the exons ATGACCAG cctggctcccACCATGAGCGCTGAGCTCAACGTGCCTGTGGACCCCTCCACTCCCGCCTGCTCCGAGCCTGGCCACAAGGGCATGGATTACCGCGACTGGGTCCGCCGCAGCTACCTGGAACTGGTCACCTCCAATCACCACTCGGTGCAGGCCCTGTCCTGGAGGAAGCTGTACCTGAGCAGGGCCAAGCTCAAGGCCTCGAGCAGGACCTCAGCCCTCCTTTCGGGCTTCGCCATG GTGGCCATGGTGGAGGTGCAGCTGGAGACGCAGTACCAGTACCCGCGGCCGCTGCTCATCGCCTTCAGCGCCTGCACCACGGTGCTGGTGGCCGTGCACCTGTTTGCCCTGCTCATCAGCACGTGCATCCTGCCCAACGTGGAGGCCGTGAGCAACATCCACAACCTCAACTCCATCAGCGAGTCGCCGCACGAGCGCATGCACCCCTACATCGAGCTGGCCTGGGGCTTCTCCACCGTGCTGGGCATCCTGCTCTTCCTGGCCGAGGTGGTGCTGCTCTGCTGGATCAAGTTCCTCCCCGTGGACGCCAGGCGCCCGCCTGGCCCCGGCAGCCACACGGGCTGGCAGGCCGCCCTGGTGTCCACCATCATCATGGTGCCCGTGGGCCTCATCTTCGTGGTCTTCACCATCCACTTCTACCGCTCGCTGGTGCGCCACAAGACGGAGCGCCACAACCGCGAGATCGAGGAGCTGCACAAGCTCAAGGTGCAGCTGGACGGGCACGAGCGCAGCCTGCAGGTCGTGTGA
- the LRWD1 gene encoding leucine-rich repeat and WD repeat-containing protein 1 isoform X2, translating to MCRLTQLQELDLSNNQLETLPDNLGLSHLRILRCGNNQLRDVTALCQFLQLEELSLEGNPFLTVNDNLKVSFLLPKLRKVNGKDASLTCSQVENLNRELTDRVTAHWEKFMAAVGPEEKAEKAQADFVKSAVRDVRYGPESLSEFTQWRVQMISEELVASGGTLVHDADNPERRPKAAAAHRSRARLVALKRPEDVPLNLSPNKRACASLSAQVEGSLVGSDGGQPALKLEPLHFLQCHSKNNSPDDLKTQLWACAFEPAWEEGATSQTVATCGGEAVCVIDCQTGIVLHKYKAPGEEFFSVAWTALMVVTQTGHKKRWSVLAAAGLRGQVRLLHVRAGFCCGVIRAHKKAIATLCFSPTHETHLFTASYDKRIILWDIGVPNHDYEFQASQLLTLDTTSIPLRLCPVASCPDAYLMAGCEGGCCCWDVRLDQPQKKRVCEVEFVFSEGSEASVRRVDGLAFVNDDVVASKGNGLGTICLWSWRQTWVGRGCQSTVAVVVLARLQWSRTELAYFSLSTCPDEGIVLCGDEEGSVWIYDVRTVLKQPPPLPDAPQAPTQILKWPQPWAHSQMVTKTMVNMVVANPTFTYLTALTDSNIVAIWKRQ from the exons ATGTGCCGCCTGACGCAGCTGCAGGAGCTGGACCTCTCCAACAACCAGCTGGAGACGCTGCCTGACAACCTGGGCCTGTCCCACCTGCGCATCCTCCGCTGTGGCAACAACCAGCTGAGGGACGTCACTGCCTTGTGCCAGTTCCTGCAGCTTGAGGAGCTCAGCCTGGAGGGCAATCCCTTCCTGACA GTCAATGACAACCTGAAGGTCTCCTTTCTCCTGCCCAAGCTCCGTAAGGTCAATGGCAAAGATGCGTCTTTGACTTGCTCTCAGGTGGAGAATCTGAACAGGGAACTGACCGACAGG GTCACAGCTCACTGGGAGAAGTTCATGGCTGCAGTGGGCCCTGAAGAGAAGGCTGAGAAGGCCCAGGCGGACTTTGTGAAGTCTGCCGTCAGGGATGTCCGCTACGGGCCCGAGTCCCTCAGCGAGTTCACCCAGTGGAGG GTACAGATGATTTCCGAGGAGCTGGTGGCCTCCGGTGGGACCTTGGTACATGACGCAGACAACCCGGAGAGGCGTCCAAAAGCTGCAGCTGCCCACAGGTCCAGG GCCAGGCTGGTGGCCTTGAAACGGCCAGAAGATGTCCCACTCAACCTGTCTCCCAACAAGCGGGCGTGCGCCTCCCTGTCGGCCCAGGTGGAGGGCAGCCTTGTGGGCTCTGATGGTGGCCAG CCTGCCCTGAAGCTGGAGCCCCTGCACTTCCTGCAGTGCCACAGTAAGAACAACAGCCCCGATGACCTCAAGACCCAGCTGTGGGCCTGCGCCTTCGAGCCGGCCTGGGAGGAGG GGGCCACGTCTCAGACGGTGGCCACGTGTGGCGGGGAGGCCGTGTGCGTGATAGACTGCCAGACGGGCATCGTGCTGCACAAGTACAAGGCGCCTGGCGAG GAGTTCTTCTCTGTGGCCTGGACGGCCCTGATGGTGGTCACGCAGACCGGCCACAAGAAGCGCTGGAGCGTGCTGGCGGCCGCGGGCCTGCGGGGCCAGGTCCGTCTGCTGCACGTGCGAGCCGGCTTCTGCTGCGGAGTCATCCGGGCCCACAAGAAGGCCATCGCCACCCTCTGCTTCAGCCCCACCCACGAGACCCACCTCTTCA CGGCCTCGTATGACAAGCGGATCATACTCTGGGACATCGGGGTGCCCAACCACGACTACGAATTCCAGGCCAG CCAGCTGCTCACGCTCGACACCACCTCCATCCCGCTGCGCCTCTGCCCCGTCGCCTCCTGCCCGGATGCCTATCTGATGGCTGGCTGCGAggggggctgctgctgctgggacgTGCGGCTGGACCAGCCCCAGAAGAAGAG GGTGTGTGAGGTGGAGTTTGTCTTCTCAGAGGGCTCCGAGGCATCTGTGCGGAGAGTGGACGGGCTGGCATTCGTGAATGACGATGTTGTGG CCTCCAAGGGGAACGGCCTGGGCACCATCTGCCTTTGGAGCTGGAGGCAGACGTGGGTGGGCCGGGGCTGCCAGTCCACAGTGGCAGTGGTCGTCCTGGCCCGGCTGCAGTGGTCCCGCACCGAGCTGGCCTACTTCTCGCTCAGCACCTGCCCTG ATGAGGGCATTGTGCTGTGTGGGGATGAGGAGGGCAGCGTGTGGATCTACGATGTCAGGACTGTCCTGAAGCAGCCACCGCCTCTGCCAGACGCCCCGCAGGCCCCCACGCAG ATCCTTAAGTGGccacagccctgggcccacagccAGATGGTGACCAAGACCATGGTGAACATGGTGGTGGCCAACCCCACCTTTACCTACCTCACGGCTCTGACGGACTCCAACATTGTCGCCATCTGGAAGAGACAGTAG
- the ALKBH4 gene encoding alpha-ketoglutarate-dependent dioxygenase alkB homolog 4, producing MAAAAAAEAPEVFRQCGCKGIRTCLICERLRGGDPPWQVPPGKTHRFIYCSDTGWAVGAEESDFEGWAFPFPGVMLIEDFVTREEEAEMVRLMDLEPWKLSQSGRRKQDYGPKVNFRKQKLKTEGFQGLPSFSREVVRRMGLYPGLEGFRPVEQCNLDYCPERGSAIDSHLDDAWLWGERLVSLNLLSPTVLSMCREAPGSLLLCSAPSAAPGAVVDSVIAPSRSVLCQEVEVAIPLPRRSLLVLTGAARHQWKHAIHRRHIKARRVCATFRELSAEFCPGGRQQELGHELLHIALSFQGRPV from the exons atggcggcggcggcggctgctgaGGCGCCAGAAGTCTTTCGGCAGTGTGGTTGCAAGGGCATCCGGACTTGTCTGATCTGCGAGCGGCTGCGTGGTGGTGACCCGCCCTGGCAGGTCCCCCCGGGG AAAACACACCGTTTCATTTACTGCTCCGACACTGGCTGGGCCGTGGGCGCCGAGGAGTCTGACTTTGAGGGCTGGGCCTTCCCCTTCCCGGGAGTGATGCTGATAGAGGACTTCGTGACCCGGGAGGAAGAAGCCGAGATGGTGCGTCTCATGGACCTGGAGCCCTGGAAGCTCTCACAGTCTGGACGGAGGAAGCAG GACTACGGCCCCAAAGTCAACTTTCGGAAACAGAAGCTGAAGACCGAGGGCTTCCAGGGCCTCCCCAGCTTTAGCCGGGAGGTGGTGCGGAGGATGGGCCTCTACCCCGGGCTGGAGGGCTTCCGGCCGGTCGAGCAGTGCAACCTGGACTACTGCCCCGAGCGGGGCTCTGCCATCGACTCCCACTTGGATGACGCCTGGCTGTGGGGGGAGCGGCTGGTGAGCCTCAACCTCCTGTCCCCGACCGTGCTGTCCATGTGCCGCGAGGCGCCCGGCAGCCTCCTGCTCTGCTCAGCCCCGTCGGCCGCCCCAGGCGCCGTGGTGGACAGCGTGATAGCCCCCAGCAGGTCCGTGCTGtgccaggaggtggaggtggctATCCCCTTACCCCGCCGCTCCCTGCTGGTGCTCACGGGGGCCGCGAGGCACCAGTGGAAGCACGCCATCCACCGCAGACACATCAAGGCCCGCCGCGTCTGTGCCACCTTCAGGGAGCTGTCCGCCGAGTTCTGTCCCGGAGGGCGGCAGCAAGAACTGGGCCACGAACTCCTGCACATCGCTCTCTCCTTCCAAGGAAGACCGGTGTGA